One Mycobacteriales bacterium DNA segment encodes these proteins:
- a CDS encoding NAD(P)/FAD-dependent oxidoreductase, with the protein MASTRRHRVVIIGSGFGGLFAAKELKDADVDVTLISRTTHHLFQPLLYQVATGILSEGEIAPATREILRKQKNLDVLLGDVHTLDLAARTVTSRAWDITTVTPYDSLIVAAGASTSYFGQDQYALDAPGLKTVDDALELRGRILGAFELANLATDPAEVQRLMTFVVVGAGPTGVEMAGQIAELARTTLRRDFSRIDTTRARILLLDGQSGVLTSFGPKVSSQAARQLDRLGIEVWLNTFVTSVDGRGIDVKDTSGRVDRIDANVVVWAAGVRASGLAAKIADQAGVPVDRAGRIPVGPDVTVAGHPEVFVVGDMMSLDGLPGVSQVAMQQGRYAARTITRRLTGRAPLPPFHYFDKGSMATISRFSAVGDIGPLRFGGLRFAGFVAWLLWLGVHIFYLVGFKNRVTTLLHWAVTFLGRGRSQRTVTHQQAIGRAALHHLDVPQLGVPQRPASGPPASGPPASGPPASGPRQAVGSGRR; encoded by the coding sequence GTGGCCAGCACCCGACGGCATCGTGTGGTGATCATCGGTTCCGGCTTCGGCGGGCTGTTCGCCGCGAAGGAGCTCAAGGACGCCGACGTCGACGTGACGCTGATCAGCCGGACGACGCACCACCTGTTCCAGCCGCTGCTCTACCAGGTGGCGACCGGCATCCTGTCCGAGGGCGAGATCGCGCCGGCCACCCGGGAGATCCTGCGCAAGCAGAAGAACCTCGACGTGCTGCTCGGCGACGTGCACACCCTCGACCTCGCCGCCCGCACCGTGACCTCCCGGGCGTGGGACATCACGACGGTCACCCCGTACGACAGCCTGATCGTCGCCGCGGGTGCCAGCACGTCCTACTTCGGCCAGGACCAGTACGCGCTGGACGCCCCCGGCCTCAAGACCGTCGACGACGCGCTGGAGCTGCGCGGCCGGATCCTCGGTGCCTTCGAGCTCGCGAACCTCGCGACCGACCCGGCCGAGGTCCAGCGGCTGATGACGTTCGTCGTGGTCGGCGCCGGTCCGACCGGGGTCGAGATGGCGGGGCAGATCGCCGAGCTCGCCCGGACGACGCTGCGCCGGGACTTCTCCCGCATCGACACCACCCGGGCGCGGATCCTGCTGCTCGACGGCCAGTCCGGCGTGCTGACCTCCTTCGGTCCGAAGGTGTCCTCGCAGGCGGCCCGGCAGCTCGACCGCCTCGGCATCGAGGTCTGGCTCAACACGTTCGTCACCTCGGTCGACGGGCGCGGCATCGACGTCAAGGACACCTCGGGCCGGGTCGACCGCATCGACGCCAACGTCGTCGTCTGGGCGGCCGGCGTACGGGCGTCGGGGCTGGCGGCGAAGATCGCCGACCAGGCCGGCGTGCCGGTCGACCGCGCCGGCCGGATCCCGGTCGGCCCGGACGTCACCGTGGCCGGCCACCCCGAGGTCTTCGTCGTCGGCGACATGATGAGCCTCGACGGGCTGCCCGGCGTCTCGCAGGTCGCGATGCAGCAGGGCCGGTACGCGGCCAGGACCATCACCCGCCGGCTCACCGGCCGGGCGCCGCTGCCGCCGTTCCACTACTTCGACAAGGGGTCGATGGCGACCATCTCTCGCTTCTCGGCGGTCGGTGACATCGGCCCGCTGCGGTTCGGTGGCCTGCGGTTCGCCGGCTTCGTCGCCTGGCTGCTGTGGCTGGGCGTGCACATCTTCTACCTGGTCGGCTTCAAGAACCGGGTGACGACGTTGCTGCACTGGGCCGTGACCTTCCTCGGCCGCGGCCGCTCGCAGCGCACCGTCACCCACCAGCAGGCGATCGGCCGCGCGGCCCTGCACCACCTCGACGTCCCGCAGCTCGGCGTCCCGCAGCGGCCCGCGTCCGGGCCGCCTGCGTCCGGGCCGCCTGCATCCGGTCCGCCTGCGTCCGGGCCGCGTCAGGCGGTCGGGAGCGGGCGGCGCTAG
- a CDS encoding DEAD/DEAH box helicase: protein MTRPGRRQPGGARRTAPRKQPPVRHRGDVISELARTAREVEAAARRDRVTPSVRTKFQAVALLLRDERARVRAAAGGDGHRAEQLKRLDGIATILATTAVQDAGLLALLAEDADVSDAARSLKRQMLRELGIEPAPEETAPAETAPAAAGSERRVVPQSVISSQLANPFLAPDFSAVPQRAARPRRLLGWELINPLLSSFERAGGGAPALMELPSPTARFTPAGLELMPHQGQVVAAAAAGHRTFLLADEPGLGKTAQALLAAEAASAYPLLVVVPSVVKTNWAREAARWTPNRRVTVVQGDGETVDGFADIVVLNYEVLDRHLGWLGDFRFRGMVVDEAHFIKNKASQRSKHVLALADRIRSRTARPLLMALTGTPLINDIDDFRAIWQFLGWIDDSKPLEELVDALEDTGLTPADRGFYAAARQCVIDLGIVRRRKLDVAADIPARRIADLPVELDGPAGRSIRAAERDLAGRMVARYESALANRSSDAGAVDGGIDLDLVRRVARSELKDATAAKSGENVFSMMRRIGQAKADLAADYALQLARSAGKVVFFAKHVDVMDAAEESFARQGVRYSSIRGDQTPAVRQANIDAFVNDPDVAVAVCSLTAAGVGINLQVASNIVLAELSWTDAEQTQAIDRSHRIGQAEPVTAWRIIAAQTIDARIAELIDSKAGLAARALDGSDEEVSSSADVQVEALAALLTDALRAAA, encoded by the coding sequence GTGACCCGACCGGGCCGGCGCCAGCCGGGTGGTGCTCGCCGCACCGCCCCGCGCAAGCAGCCACCCGTCCGCCACCGTGGCGACGTCATCTCGGAGCTCGCCCGGACCGCCCGGGAGGTCGAGGCGGCGGCCCGGCGCGACCGCGTGACGCCGTCCGTGCGTACCAAGTTCCAGGCCGTCGCCCTGCTGCTGCGCGACGAGCGGGCCCGCGTCCGGGCGGCGGCGGGAGGCGACGGTCACCGGGCCGAGCAGCTCAAGCGGCTGGACGGCATCGCGACCATCCTCGCGACGACCGCGGTACAGGACGCCGGGCTGCTGGCGCTGCTGGCCGAGGACGCCGACGTCTCCGACGCGGCGCGGTCCCTCAAGCGGCAGATGCTGCGGGAGCTCGGCATCGAGCCGGCGCCGGAGGAGACCGCTCCGGCCGAGACCGCGCCCGCGGCCGCCGGCTCGGAGCGGCGGGTCGTGCCGCAGTCGGTGATCTCCAGCCAGCTGGCGAACCCCTTCCTCGCGCCCGACTTCTCCGCCGTCCCGCAGCGCGCCGCCCGGCCGCGCCGGCTGCTCGGCTGGGAGCTGATCAACCCGCTGCTGAGCTCCTTCGAGCGCGCCGGCGGGGGAGCGCCGGCCCTGATGGAGCTTCCGTCGCCGACGGCCCGGTTCACCCCGGCGGGCCTGGAGCTGATGCCGCACCAGGGGCAGGTGGTCGCCGCGGCCGCGGCCGGCCACCGCACGTTCCTGCTCGCCGACGAGCCGGGGCTGGGCAAGACGGCCCAGGCGCTGCTCGCGGCCGAGGCGGCGAGCGCCTACCCGCTGCTCGTCGTCGTACCGAGCGTCGTGAAGACCAACTGGGCGCGCGAGGCGGCCCGCTGGACCCCGAACCGCCGGGTCACGGTCGTGCAGGGTGACGGCGAGACCGTCGACGGCTTCGCCGACATCGTCGTGCTCAACTACGAGGTGCTGGACCGGCACCTGGGCTGGCTCGGGGACTTCCGGTTCCGGGGGATGGTCGTGGACGAGGCCCACTTCATCAAGAACAAGGCCTCGCAGCGCTCGAAGCACGTCCTCGCGCTCGCCGACCGCATCCGGTCCCGTACGGCGCGGCCGCTGCTGATGGCGCTGACCGGCACGCCGCTGATCAACGACATCGACGACTTCCGGGCGATCTGGCAGTTCCTCGGCTGGATCGACGACAGCAAGCCCCTCGAGGAGCTGGTGGACGCGCTCGAGGACACCGGCCTGACGCCCGCCGACCGCGGCTTCTACGCCGCGGCCCGCCAGTGCGTGATCGACCTCGGCATCGTGCGCCGGCGCAAGCTCGACGTGGCCGCCGACATCCCGGCCCGCCGCATCGCCGACCTTCCCGTCGAGCTGGACGGACCGGCCGGGCGGTCGATCCGGGCGGCGGAGCGGGACCTCGCCGGCCGGATGGTGGCGCGGTACGAGTCCGCGCTCGCGAACCGGTCCTCCGACGCCGGCGCCGTCGACGGTGGCATCGACCTGGACCTCGTCCGCCGGGTGGCCCGGTCGGAGCTGAAGGACGCGACGGCCGCGAAGTCCGGCGAGAACGTCTTCAGCATGATGCGGCGCATCGGCCAGGCCAAGGCCGACCTGGCCGCGGACTACGCCCTCCAGCTGGCCCGCAGCGCCGGCAAGGTCGTCTTCTTCGCCAAGCACGTCGACGTGATGGACGCCGCCGAGGAGAGCTTCGCCCGGCAGGGGGTGCGCTACTCCTCGATCCGCGGCGACCAGACGCCGGCGGTGCGGCAGGCGAACATCGACGCGTTCGTCAACGACCCGGACGTCGCGGTCGCGGTGTGCTCGCTGACGGCGGCCGGCGTGGGCATCAACCTGCAGGTCGCCTCGAACATCGTGCTGGCCGAGCTGTCCTGGACCGACGCGGAGCAGACCCAGGCCATCGACCGCAGCCACCGCATCGGGCAGGCCGAACCGGTCACCGCGTGGCGCATCATCGCCGCGCAGACCATCGACGCCCGGATCGCCGAGCTGATCGACAGCAAGGCCGGCCTCGCCGCCCGGGCGCTGGACGGGTCGGACGAAGAGGTGTCCTCCTCGGCCGACGTCCAGGTCGAGGCGCTGGCCGCGTTGCTGACGGATGCGCTGCGGGCGGCGGCCTGA